One Beggiatoa leptomitoformis DNA segment encodes these proteins:
- a CDS encoding esterase/lipase family protein: MLRTLLLGCCLFISLSCHAGQTVVLIHGYLEDGSEWFKSGVVPILNRAGFNYLGHLAPQGFYPAHQTVNANPRYVYTLTLPSEAPILVQAQWLARYMQALQTRHPQNELILVGHSAGGVVARFSMVQMGLSANTLITIASPHLGTDKAEWGLMLGDSPFGFFAPFFGMDTINRSQALYYDLVREAPDTLLFWLNRHPHPPARYISIVRADNPQGITDTVVPAYSQDLNNVVSLQGQATTLQSVGTHALQPSDGLMLVAILFNLPMPNANPAR, from the coding sequence ATGTTACGCACACTACTACTCGGTTGTTGTTTATTCATCAGTTTGTCATGTCATGCAGGACAAACGGTTGTACTTATTCATGGTTATTTAGAAGATGGCAGTGAGTGGTTTAAAAGTGGTGTTGTGCCAATTCTAAATCGGGCGGGTTTTAATTATCTTGGGCATCTCGCTCCACAAGGTTTTTATCCTGCTCATCAAACAGTTAATGCAAATCCACGTTATGTTTATACGCTTACCTTACCATCAGAAGCACCAATTCTTGTACAAGCACAATGGCTCGCACGCTACATGCAAGCACTACAGACACGACACCCACAAAATGAATTGATTTTAGTTGGACACTCCGCAGGTGGTGTGGTCGCCCGTTTTAGCATGGTACAAATGGGATTATCTGCAAATACCCTCATCACGATAGCAAGTCCACATCTAGGCACAGATAAAGCTGAATGGGGGTTAATGTTAGGCGACAGTCCATTTGGATTTTTTGCACCCTTTTTCGGTATGGATACGATTAACCGCTCACAAGCCTTGTATTATGACCTCGTCCGTGAAGCACCTGACACCCTCTTATTCTGGCTCAACCGCCATCCGCACCCCCCTGCACGTTATATTTCCATCGTTCGTGCGGACAACCCACAGGGTATAACAGACACTGTTGTTCCAGCATATAGCCAAGATTTGAATAATGTCGTTTCATTACAAGGACAAGCAACCACATTGCAAAGTGTTGGCACGCACGCATTACAACCCAGTGATGGACTTATGCTAGTTGCTATTTTATTCAACCTACCCATGCCAAATGCTAACCCTGCAAGATAA
- a CDS encoding GNAT family N-acetyltransferase, with protein MIIIREIIACDWQAILHIQAESYSEIEPESVHVLQSKWLVSTETCIVAEENQQIIAYCLAHPWDKNSAPPLFTALTHCPTATGLFIHDLAISPIARGRGIGRMIFDYLSDYAVKNNMHFFSLVAIQNATHFWKKLGFQPATLNKSLHSYGKNPVYMQLILQA; from the coding sequence ATGATAATAATCCGAGAAATTATAGCGTGTGATTGGCAAGCAATTTTGCACATACAAGCCGAATCGTATTCAGAGATTGAACCAGAATCTGTGCATGTTCTACAAAGCAAATGGCTTGTATCTACAGAAACTTGCATCGTTGCTGAAGAAAACCAACAAATCATTGCTTATTGTCTAGCCCATCCTTGGGACAAAAATAGCGCACCGCCTCTGTTTACCGCATTAACGCACTGCCCAACAGCCACAGGACTTTTTATTCATGATTTAGCCATTAGCCCAATCGCAAGGGGGCGTGGTATTGGACGCATGATTTTTGACTACTTATCAGATTATGCAGTAAAAAATAACATGCATTTCTTCAGCTTAGTAGCCATTCAAAATGCAACCCACTTTTGGAAAAAATTAGGATTTCAACCTGCAACACTGAATAAATCATTACACAGTTACGGTAAAAACCCCGTTTATATGCAATTGATTCTTCAGGCATAA
- a CDS encoding ferritin-like domain-containing protein, protein MNHTLFSAAYNCLQATDPAVKIQLSRVTAEQWHTGQLSLLDDTPVLPITMAGHPPQLKLVHPRAVPKRKMQTPEGQIALLHAIAHIEFNAINLAWDAVYRFRQLPCAFYADWIKVAVEEAYHYELLSIELAKRGCCYGDLPAHSGLWDMAVETAEDVLVRMALVPRVLEARGLDASPYIIQRLQQAGSADLVTILQIILHDEIGHVAIGTRWFQHFCAERGLLPTETFLQLLKKHYTGKIHAPFNTVARLAAGFSTEELSLLEQL, encoded by the coding sequence ATGAATCATACATTATTTTCTGCTGCTTATAATTGCTTACAAGCGACTGACCCAGCTGTTAAAATTCAATTAAGTCGTGTAACAGCCGAACAATGGCACACAGGGCAATTGTCCTTGCTTGATGATACACCTGTTCTCCCCATTACAATGGCAGGACATCCGCCACAATTAAAATTAGTTCATCCTCGGGCTGTGCCTAAACGAAAAATGCAAACGCCAGAAGGACAAATTGCGCTACTTCATGCAATTGCTCACATTGAATTTAATGCGATTAATTTAGCATGGGATGCGGTTTATCGTTTTCGCCAGTTGCCCTGTGCATTTTATGCTGATTGGATAAAAGTTGCTGTAGAAGAAGCCTACCATTACGAATTGCTCAGTATAGAACTTGCAAAACGGGGTTGTTGTTATGGCGATTTACCTGCCCATTCGGGATTGTGGGACATGGCAGTGGAAACGGCAGAGGATGTTTTGGTTCGTATGGCATTAGTGCCACGGGTGTTAGAAGCAAGAGGTTTAGATGCAAGCCCTTACATCATTCAGCGGTTGCAACAGGCGGGAAGTGCTGACTTGGTGACAATCTTGCAGATTATATTGCATGATGAAATTGGACATGTCGCAATTGGTACACGTTGGTTTCAACATTTTTGTGCTGAACGTGGGCTTTTACCAACAGAAACCTTTCTGCAACTGCTAAAAAAACACTACACGGGAAAAATACATGCCCCTTTTAATACAGTAGCGCGTTTAGCCGCAGGTTTTAGTACGGAAGAATTATCCCTTTTAGAACAATTGTGA